In Vespa velutina chromosome 1, iVesVel2.1, whole genome shotgun sequence, the following proteins share a genomic window:
- the LOC124953222 gene encoding sorting nexin-27 isoform X1 — translation MADRDSEVQEEEKEVQQRQRQKQEQRRTRSEVKEDGIRGMNASVHPINDTTSVMTTTIMASTTSTTTATATTTTTTTSTTAVNTVINNGRVPQHNLVNQQQQQQMNNPNVGQGPRCVTIYKTETGFGFNVRGQVSEGGQLRSINGELYAPLQHVSAVLPRGAAEKAGVRKGDRILEVNNVNVEGATHKQVVDLIKSGGDVLTLTVISVTPQEAERLEPCEDLSYPPIDYSEKRSLPISVPDYHVRERKHERYVVFNVHMAGRHLCSRRYREFAALHMALKKEFIGFNFPKLPGKWPFQLTEQQLDARRRGLEQYLEKVCAVRVIAESDAMQEFLTDRLDEDGDQGPAVDLKVLLPDREVVTVTVAKAALVKDVYDAVCSRVGLDSETAKYFYLFEIVEYNFERKLQPHEHPHTLYIQNYSTASATCLAIRRWLFNVNRSLSEQALTWIFWQTVDEVNRGHISAGERLYQLKALQDASRKHEYLKLARELSGYGDIVFPHCACDSRKEGHVVAAIGMAAFKLHAAKEDGTLESQVVEFQWNTITRWEVDEEGMAFCFQYIRQDNRPPRWLKVFTPYYTFLSDCFDRIAEEAKWDDPGE, via the exons ATGGCGGATCGTGATTCGGAGGTgcaggaggaggaaaaagaagtgcAGCAGCGACAGCGACAGAAGCAGGAGCAACGCCGAACGAGATCTGAGGTTAAGGAGGACGGTATTCGCGGAATGAACGCGAGCGTCCATCCTATAAACGATACGACGAGTGTGATGACCACGACGATAATGGCGTCGACAACGAGTACGACCACGGCGACGGCGACaacaacgactacgacgacgagtaCGACCGCGGTGAACACGGTGATCAACAATGGTCGAGTGCCGCAACATAATCTTGTcaatcaacaacaacaacaacaaatgaATAATCCAAACGTTGGACAAGGACCGAGATGTGTTACCATCTACAAAACGGAGACTGGCTTTGGGTTCAACGTTCGAGGTCAGGTCAGCGAGGGTGGACAATTGAGAAGTATCAACGGCGAACTTTACGCACCCTTGCAACACGTCAGTGCCGTTTTACCCCGAGGTGCAGCTGAAAAGGCCGGTGTTCGCAAGGGTGATCGAATACTCGAGGT cAACAACGTGAACGTCGAGGGTGCCACTCACAAGCAGGTCGTTGACTTGATAAAGTCTGGTGGTGACGTACTGACGTTGACGGTGATATCCGTGACACCGCAAGAGGCTGAAAGGCTAGAACCTTGTGAGGATCTAag CTATCCACCAATAGACTACAGCGAAAAACGATCCTTACCCATTAGTGTACCGGATTATCATGTCCGTGAAAGGAAACACGAACGTTACGTTGTTTTCAACGTACATATGGCCGGAAGGCATTTGTGTTCTAGACGTTATCGCGAATTCGCTGCCCTTCATATGGCCCTGAAAAAGGAATTTATTGGATTTAATTTTCCAAAGTTACCTGGAAAATGGCCTTTTCA ATTGACGGAACAGCAATTGGATGCCAGAAGACGAGGTTTAGAACAATATCTTGAAAAAGTCTGTGCCGTACGTGTAATTGCTGAGAGCGATGCTATGCAAGAATTTCTAACCGATAGGTTAGACGAGGACGGCGATCAAGGTCCAGCGGTTGACTTAAAGGTTCTCTTACCTGATCGCGAGGTCGTTACTGTGACGGTCGCGAAAGCCGCTTTGGTCAAGGATGTCTACGATGCGGTCTGTAGTAGAGTCGGACTTGATTCGGAAACCGCCAAGTATTTTTACCTCTTCGAGATAGTCGAGTACAATTTCGAGAGGAAACTTCAACCTCACGAGCACCCGCACACACTTTATATTCAGAATTACTCGACGGCGAGTGCGACGTGCCTAGCGATAAGAAGGTGGTTGTTCAATGTAAATAGGTCTCTTAGCGAGCAGGCCTTGACGTGGATCTTTTGGCAGACCGTTGATGAGGTCAACAGGGGACACATTAGCGCCGGTGAGCGATTGTATCAGTTGAAGGCCCTGCAGGATGCATCTAGAAAACACGAG TATCTAAAATTGGCGAGAGAGTTGAGTGGATACGGCGATATTGTTTTTCCACATTGTGCTTGCGACTCCAGGAAGGAAGGACATGTTGTCGCAGCAATTGGCATGGCAGCATTCAAATTACATGCAGCGAAAGAGGATGGTACCTTAGAATCTCAAGTAGTCGAATTTCAATGGAATACTATAACCAGATGGGAGGTAGACGAGGAAGGCATGGCCTTTTGCTTTCAATATATTCGACAAGATAATAGGCCGCCACGTTGGTTGAAAGTTTTCACGCCTTAT TATACCTTTCTGTCTGATTGCTTCGATCGAATAGCAGAAGAGGCAAAGTGGGACGATCCCGGAGAATGA
- the LOC124953222 gene encoding sorting nexin-27 isoform X2 — translation MLTCYITAVQCEWLEIRKRQHANLYPEIQLKDSLKARNNVNVEGATHKQVVDLIKSGGDVLTLTVISVTPQEAERLEPCEDLSYPPIDYSEKRSLPISVPDYHVRERKHERYVVFNVHMAGRHLCSRRYREFAALHMALKKEFIGFNFPKLPGKWPFQLTEQQLDARRRGLEQYLEKVCAVRVIAESDAMQEFLTDRLDEDGDQGPAVDLKVLLPDREVVTVTVAKAALVKDVYDAVCSRVGLDSETAKYFYLFEIVEYNFERKLQPHEHPHTLYIQNYSTASATCLAIRRWLFNVNRSLSEQALTWIFWQTVDEVNRGHISAGERLYQLKALQDASRKHEYLKLARELSGYGDIVFPHCACDSRKEGHVVAAIGMAAFKLHAAKEDGTLESQVVEFQWNTITRWEVDEEGMAFCFQYIRQDNRPPRWLKVFTPYYTFLSDCFDRIAEEAKWDDPGE, via the exons atgttaacgtGTTATATTACGGCGGTGCAGTGCGAATGGTTGGAGATTCGTAAGAGACAACACGCGAACTTGTATCCCGAAATCCAATTAAAAGACTCGCTCAAGGCCCG cAACAACGTGAACGTCGAGGGTGCCACTCACAAGCAGGTCGTTGACTTGATAAAGTCTGGTGGTGACGTACTGACGTTGACGGTGATATCCGTGACACCGCAAGAGGCTGAAAGGCTAGAACCTTGTGAGGATCTAag CTATCCACCAATAGACTACAGCGAAAAACGATCCTTACCCATTAGTGTACCGGATTATCATGTCCGTGAAAGGAAACACGAACGTTACGTTGTTTTCAACGTACATATGGCCGGAAGGCATTTGTGTTCTAGACGTTATCGCGAATTCGCTGCCCTTCATATGGCCCTGAAAAAGGAATTTATTGGATTTAATTTTCCAAAGTTACCTGGAAAATGGCCTTTTCA ATTGACGGAACAGCAATTGGATGCCAGAAGACGAGGTTTAGAACAATATCTTGAAAAAGTCTGTGCCGTACGTGTAATTGCTGAGAGCGATGCTATGCAAGAATTTCTAACCGATAGGTTAGACGAGGACGGCGATCAAGGTCCAGCGGTTGACTTAAAGGTTCTCTTACCTGATCGCGAGGTCGTTACTGTGACGGTCGCGAAAGCCGCTTTGGTCAAGGATGTCTACGATGCGGTCTGTAGTAGAGTCGGACTTGATTCGGAAACCGCCAAGTATTTTTACCTCTTCGAGATAGTCGAGTACAATTTCGAGAGGAAACTTCAACCTCACGAGCACCCGCACACACTTTATATTCAGAATTACTCGACGGCGAGTGCGACGTGCCTAGCGATAAGAAGGTGGTTGTTCAATGTAAATAGGTCTCTTAGCGAGCAGGCCTTGACGTGGATCTTTTGGCAGACCGTTGATGAGGTCAACAGGGGACACATTAGCGCCGGTGAGCGATTGTATCAGTTGAAGGCCCTGCAGGATGCATCTAGAAAACACGAG TATCTAAAATTGGCGAGAGAGTTGAGTGGATACGGCGATATTGTTTTTCCACATTGTGCTTGCGACTCCAGGAAGGAAGGACATGTTGTCGCAGCAATTGGCATGGCAGCATTCAAATTACATGCAGCGAAAGAGGATGGTACCTTAGAATCTCAAGTAGTCGAATTTCAATGGAATACTATAACCAGATGGGAGGTAGACGAGGAAGGCATGGCCTTTTGCTTTCAATATATTCGACAAGATAATAGGCCGCCACGTTGGTTGAAAGTTTTCACGCCTTAT TATACCTTTCTGTCTGATTGCTTCGATCGAATAGCAGAAGAGGCAAAGTGGGACGATCCCGGAGAATGA